The following proteins are encoded in a genomic region of Nymphalis io chromosome 8, ilAglIoxx1.1, whole genome shotgun sequence:
- the LOC126769841 gene encoding leucine-rich repeats and immunoglobulin-like domains protein 3 has protein sequence MVPRWLLFCCVVLLARPVHPQGAQQCPPQNTITPCSCTVKKNGLDILCEFTEQQHIQKAMNTLRSKPMIIFYLKLRHNNLAKLPSYIFLSLDIRHLTVHNSSLAVIEDSSLSSIGNKLTQLDVSQNNLATIPTSSFTHLNHLLILNMNHNKVTAIHNRAFMGLDTLEILTLYENRISVIDGEAFKGLEKKLKRLNLGGNELTVVPQKAVALLENLKKLEMQENRITSISEGDFAGLRNLDSLGLAHNQLREVPANVFSHLTFLNSLELEGNQIQRIDEKAFAGLEENLQYLRLGDNRLHEIPSEALRPLHRLRHLDLRSNNITYISEDAFTGYGDSITFLNLQKNMIHQLPTMGFDNLNSLETLNLQNNKLQHIPEEIMEPILDTLRVVDIMDNPLICDCDLAWYESWLSGLRDRDDEMMQKKRTICTMVSEHREYSVAKIPVEKMNCKRKPGYGRPSSAVNICPMMVTNMVLLVIVRWL, from the exons ATGGTGCCGCGTTGGTTACTTTTCTGCTGTGTGGTGTTGCTCGCGAGGCCGGTCCACCCTCAGGGCGCTCAGCAGTGCCCACCGCAGAACACTATCACTCCCTGCAGCTGTACCGTTAAGAAGAACGGCCTTGATATCTTATGCGAATTTACTGAGCAACAACACATACAAAAG gcAATGAACACACTTCGATCGAAGCCCATGATCATATTCTACTTAAAGCTGCGTCATAACAATCTAGCGAAGCTGCCTTCGTACATTTTTCTGAGCCTTGATATCCGCCATCTTACTGTTCATAACAGTAGCTTAGCCGTTATAGAGGACTCTTCGTTAAGCTCTAttg GGAATAAACTGACTCAACTCGACGTGTCTCAAAACAATCTCGCGACGATACCGACCTCATCTTTTACGCATCTTAATCACTTACTTATCCTGAACATGAATCACAATAAG GTGACAGCAATACATAACAGGGCGTTCATGGGCCTTGACACTTTAGAGATCCTGACATTGTACGAAAATAGAATATCGGTTATCGACGGCGAGGCTTTTAAGGGCTTGGAAAA gaagtTAAAGCGCCTAAACCTGGGTGGAAACGAATTGACAGTCGTACCGCAGAAAGCTGTTGCGTTACTCGAGAATTTGAAGAAACTTGAAATGCAGGAAAACCGCATCACTTCTATATCTGAAGGAGATTTTGCAG gtttAAGGAATCTAGACTCATTGGGATTAGCGCATAATCAACTGCGGGAGGTACCTGCTAATGTGTTTTCTCATTTGACATTCCTCAACTCTTTGGAGCTCGAAGGCAATCAAATCCAACGTATTGACGAGAAGGCGTTTGCTGGATTGGAAG aAAACCTGCAATACTTACGTCTCGGTGACAACCGTCTTCACGAGATACCGTCTGAGGCTCTCCGACCCCTACATCGCTTGCGTCATCTGGACCTGCGCTCGAATAATATCACTTACATAAGCGAGGATGCCTTCACTGGCTACGGAGATTCCATAACCTTCCTCAATTTGCAGAAGaatat GATTCACCAATTACCTACAATGGGTTTTGACAACTTGAACTCGCTGGAGACGCTTAATCTGCAGAACAACAAATTGCAGCATATCCCCGAGGAGATCATGGAGCCAATACTTGATACACTTCGAGTTGTCGATATAATGG ataatccACTGATTTGTGACTGCGATCTCGCATGGTATGAATCTTGGCTTTCTGGACTCCGCGATCGAGACGACGAGATGATGCAGAAAAAGCGTACGATCTGCACCATGGTTAGTGAGCACCGGGAGTATAGCGTGGCTAAAATACCTGTCGAGAAGATGAACTGTAAAAGGAAACCTGGCTACGGAAGACCTTCAAGCGCCGTTAACATTTGCCCTATGATGGTAACCAATATGGTCCTTCTCGTCATCGTTagatggctttag